The Candidatus Methylomirabilota bacterium genome segment GTCGGCGCCGCCCGGCACTTTCGACGCGGTGAGAGACGGCCTCGTCGACCTCTCGTACGTCACCGCGAGCTACACGCCGGCCCGCCACATTCTGCCCCTCATGGCGGAGCTGCCCGGGGCCGGCGAGACGGCCCTCATCAACTCGGTCGCCTATTCTCGCATCTACTGGAAGCACTTCGACAAGGTCGGCGAGTACAAGGGCGTGAAGCTCCTCGGAGTCTTCACGCACGGGCCCGGGCAAATGTTCACCAAGCGGCCGGTGGCCGGCATCAATGACATCCAGGGTTTGAAGATCCGCACGGGCGGCGGTATCGCGGAGGCGGTGGCCAAGGCCCTCGGCACCTCCGCCTTCGTCAAGCCCGCCCCCGAGTCCTACGAGCTCCTCAGCTCCGGCGTCGCCGACGGAGTGTTCTTCCCTCTGGAATCCATCGTCTCGTTCAAGCTCGACACGGTGCTCGAGCAGGCGACGCTGTTCCCGGGCGGGATGTACAGCTCGGCCTTCGGCTTCTTCATGAACGA includes the following:
- a CDS encoding TRAP transporter substrate-binding protein, translated to MRNVKASLLVALAGLVMAATQPALAQTTTLTMSSWVSPQHHLTGVVLQGWANEVEKATNGRVKFQMLPKHPSAPPGTFDAVRDGLVDLSYVTASYTPARHILPLMAELPGAGETALINSVAYSRIYWKHFDKVGEYKGVKLLGVFTHGPGQMFTKRPVAGINDIQGLKIRTGGGIAEAVAKALGTSAFVKPAPESYELLSSGVADGVFFPLESIVSFKLDTVLEQATLFPGGMYSSAFGFFMNEDKWNKLPKQDQEAIAKLSGEHIARLAGASWDEADRKGMEALKKSGVKIVNANPELVAEVKKRSAPIVDDWITKAKAKGVDAPKVLAEFREELKKVAAGK